One stretch of Bordetella avium DNA includes these proteins:
- the lolA gene encoding outer membrane lipoprotein chaperone LolA: MTRYVISRLSAIALLALAPALALADGAQDQLKAFVAKVQSATGDFTQSTVGPQGRTQPAQSGSFAFQRPGKFKWAVARPYEQLVISDGKQVYQYDPDLAQVTERKVDQAIGTSPAAILFGSGDLDKAFHVSPLPDRDGLQWLRAKPRNADAGFSQVDIAMNGDLPARVELLDAFGQTTRVDLSNIQANPKLPAAEFHFTAPSGVDVVKM; the protein is encoded by the coding sequence ATGACTCGTTATGTGATTTCCCGCCTGAGCGCCATTGCGCTGCTGGCTTTGGCCCCTGCGCTGGCGCTGGCCGATGGCGCTCAGGATCAGCTTAAGGCTTTTGTCGCCAAGGTGCAGAGCGCAACAGGCGATTTCACCCAGTCCACGGTCGGTCCGCAGGGCCGCACCCAACCCGCGCAAAGCGGTTCTTTCGCCTTCCAGCGGCCGGGCAAATTTAAGTGGGCGGTGGCGCGGCCTTACGAGCAATTGGTCATTTCCGATGGTAAGCAGGTCTATCAATATGACCCGGACCTTGCCCAGGTTACCGAGCGCAAGGTGGATCAGGCCATTGGCACCTCACCCGCCGCCATCCTCTTCGGTTCGGGCGATCTTGATAAGGCTTTCCATGTCAGCCCGCTGCCCGACCGGGACGGCCTGCAATGGTTGCGGGCCAAGCCGCGTAACGCCGACGCGGGTTTTTCTCAGGTCGATATCGCCATGAATGGCGATCTGCCCGCCCGCGTCGAGTTGCTCGACGCCTTTGGGCAAACCACGCGGGTCGACCTCAGCAACATTCAGGCCAACCCCAAGCTGCCTGCCGCCGAGTTTCATTTCACCGCGCCGTCAGGGGTGGATGTCGTGAAAATGTAA